A single Biomphalaria glabrata chromosome 2, xgBioGlab47.1, whole genome shotgun sequence DNA region contains:
- the LOC106051374 gene encoding uncharacterized protein LOC106051374 — protein MDCNIPYHPGLLLGRSVDMKRLQLGYMLVDEEVRPICPTVRFTTSQFTYVHSLKDICDILSIPPEYALKVKARKITDEVVKACLDAIGNRDSSFSVIFKISFLQQKHYLPSNAVTSRQNSNKEEATKNSLLAAAIADLDSINLCRSIQDFGTHWVKALEVGNEMITIMKISCEDSEKFTKLDNKIRQSLKAHKGPITSEVLMSLLNFAKEVDKKLSKKHYKDVQLQIQYCCFEGLPNYPASITGMVKAIESFMDICTGWTEKHRYTEECQLGSNLMTLRSGVDVEEKSTLQSMRNAFQSFVSGAGGNDVKASAVEYHPSGEGSVDFDDIENDVHESFVVLDNQNLQTFYYLRATLQTFDNETAFTDSRSYSSLALSQYPEATYNLFEKIYNGLCNCDEAVERIQKFLASKRFLDDVRVVEGNKVLKKIQTIHLAVHDAVHNLDLVSLPSESSLQDVLNVNALEIVENFIETVTSILPPGSDLDLLMIGKTGHGKSSTGNSILGKDKFAASSDNISVTTRTSVGWVNIDGRTIKVVDTPGVCDTNLEEEEDSIEMAIKSISDAIANCPDGFHALLLIIRFGIRMTTEERKAIGLLKCVLGEDVIKSNSICVITYGDNFELEMSKSKTTFEEWCRNQRGFLGDLFQECKYRCVLFNNKAEDAKAKKSQLIELVAKVDSLKGNGTRYTNAIFQFAQNVRSKIIAEKQVPQVSEDMVRDIQMIIVHLNGMIGNTSQSHYKEELSRLKERVDNLNNRVSEAEVGQFGKLVDTIFELASTIHSKMDEIADRPAPDTPDNALDQTVEQEIGNGQVVNQEDTSTDNTFLDRFRGELQGYYDTEISPQNSMVNEMVSEKVKEQVQQEHQCFSGDSTVCLSTGEQITLSKLRIGDKVLCRNSNGQLGFETVYMFGHQDAQVFSNFVVLETLNSQVYLTDKHYIYCEREGEERCLAAKDVNTGDSLLFVSGDNLTQSTVLRVGYERKQGLFAPFTNSGTIVVDGLLASCYVNVLQPQSCHGWLWPMRQLYKLSPGTLAYLNGSSSNQPIPKWARAFTKLL, from the exons ATGGATTGCAACATCCCTTACCATCCTGGACTTCTGTTGGGGCGATCAGTGGACATGAAGCGTTTACAACTAGGTTACATGCTGGTTGATGAAGAAGTCAGACCAATATGCCCAACG gTTCGGTTCACAACATCACAGTTTACTTATGTTCACTCTTTGAAAGATATCTGTGACATTTTGTCCATACCACCAGAGTACGCTTTGAAAGTAAAGGCTAGAAAAATAACAGATGAAGTTGTGAAGGCTTGTCTTGATGCCATTGGAAATAGGGACTCTTCATTTtctgttatatttaaaatatcatttctGCAG CAAAAGCATTATTTGCCAAGTAATGCTGTGACCAGTCGCCAGAACAGTAATAAAGAAGAGGCCACAAAAAATAGTCTTCTTGCAGCTGCAATtgctgatctagattctattaatTTATGCAGAAGTATCCAAGACTTTGGTACTCATTGGGTGAAAGCCCTTGAAGTTGGCAATGAGATGATTACCATCATGAAAATTTCTTGTGAAG ATTCGGAAAAATTTACAAAGCTGGATAATAAAATCAGGCAAAGCTTGAAAGCTCACAAAGGACCAATCACATCAGAAGTGCTAATGTCTCTGCTGAATTTCGCTAAAGAAGTTGACAAGAAATTATCCAAGAAACATTACAAAGATGTCCAACTTCAAATCCAATATTGTTGTTTTGAGGGATTGCCCAATTACCCAGCAAGCATTACTGGGATGGTCAAAGCTATTGAAAGTTTTATGGACATATGTACGGGATGGACAGAAAAGCATCGATACACTGAAGAATGTCAACTGGGGTCCAATCTGATGACATTAAGATCTGGTGTTGATGTGGAAGAAAAGTCAACTTTGCAAAGTATGAGGAATGCCTTTCAAA GTTTTGTTTCTGGTGCTGGTGGTAATGATGTTAAAGCCTCAGCTGTTGAATATCATCCATCAGGCGAAGGCTCTGTAGATTTTGATGACATTGAAAATGACGTACATGAAAGTTTTGTAGTGTTAGATAATCAAAACTTACAAACTTTCTACTACTTAAGAGCCACATTGCAAACCTTTGACAATG AGACAGCATTCACTGACTCAAGAAGCTATAGCAGTTTGGCACTAAGTCAATATCCGGAAGCAACTTACAATCTGTTTGAAAAAATCTACAATGGTCTTTGTAATTGTGATGAGGCAGTTGAAAGAATTCAG AAATTTTTGGCTAGCAAACGGTTCTTGGATGATGTTAGAGTTGTAGAGGGCAACAAAGTGTTGAAAAAGATTCAGACCATTCACCTGGCAGTTCATGATGCTGTTCACAACCTTGACCTTGTCAGCTTACCCTCTGAAAGTAGTCTCCAAGATGTGTTAAATGTGAATGCTTTGGAGATTGTAGAAAACTTTATAGAG ACAGTGACATCTATTCTGCCCCCAGGCAGTGACCTTGACTTGCTGATGATTGGAAAAACAGGTCACGGAAAAAGTTCCACTGGCAACTCTATATTAGGAAAAGACAAGTTTGCCGCTTCTTCAGATAACATTTCTGTAACAACTCGCACTTCAGTTGGCTGGGTAAACATTGATGGACGCACCATCAAAGTGGTAGATACACCTGGTGTTTGTGATACCAacctggaagaagaggaagattcTATTGAGATGGCCATCAAGTCTATCAGTGATGCTATAGCTAACTGTCCAGATGGGTTCCATGCCCTCCTTTTGATCATAAGGTTTGGAATTCGTATGACAACTGAAGAGAGAAAAGCTATAGGACTGTTGAAATGTGTCTTGGGTGAGGATGTGATCAAATCAAACTCTATCTGTGTCATCACTTATGGGGACAACTTTGAGCTGGAAATGTCCAAATCCAAAACAACCTTTGAAGAATGGTGCAGAAATCAGAGGGGATTTCTGGGTGACCTGTTTCAGGAGTGCAAGTATAGATGTGTGCTGTTCAATAACAAAGCTGAAGATGCCAAAGCCAAAAAAAGCCAGTTAATTGAACTAGTTGCTAAGGTGGACAGTTTAAAAGGAAATGGCACCCGCTACACTAATGCCATATTTCAGTTTGCACAGAATGTGCGGTCCAAGATCATCGCTGAAAAGCAGGTGCCTCAAGTCAGTGAAGATATGGTACGAGACATCCAGATGATCATTGTACATTTAAATGGAATGATAGGGAACACTAGTCAATCCCATTATAAAGAAGAGCTGTCCAGACTTAAAGAGAGAGTGGACAATCTAAACAATAGAGTGAGTGAAGCAGAAGTAGGTCAGTTTGGCAAACTTGTTGATACTATATTTGAATTGGCTTCAACTATACACAGCAAGATGGACGAGATAGCTGACAGGCCTGCCCCAGATACACCTGATAATGCTTTAGACCAAACAGTTGAGCAAGAAATAGGAAACGGACAAGTTGTAAACCAAGAAGACACTTCAACTGACAATACCTTTTTAGACAGATTTCGTGGAGAGCTACAAGGCTACTATGACACAGAAATAAGTCCCCAAAACAGTATGGTCAATGAAATGGTAAGCGAGAAGGTTAAGGAACAAGTGCAACAAGAACATCAGTGTTTTTCAGGTGACTCCACAGTCTGTCTGTCAACAGGAGAGCAGATCACTCTCAGTAAACTAAGGATTGGTGATAAAGTGCTTTGCAGAAATAGCAACGGTCAGCTTGGTTTTGAGACAGTGTACATGTTTGGCCATCAAGATGCCCAGGTGTTCAGCAATTTTGTTGTCCTGGAAACATTAAATAGTCAAGTTTACCTGACAGATAAACATTATATATACTgtgaaagagagggagaggagAGATGTTTAGCTGCTAAAGATGTCAATACTGGAGACAGCTTGCTTTTTGTGTCTGGTGATAACCTCACCCAATCCACTGTGCTGAGAGTGGGCTACGAAAGAAAGCAAGGTCTTTTTGCACCCTTTACTAACAGCGGCACTATTGTTGTTGATGGGCTTCTGGCCTCCTGCTATGTGAATGTTCTACAGCCACAGTCTTGTCATGGTTGGCTGTGGCCCATGAGACAGCTGTATAAATTATCCCCTGGTACATTAGCATATCTCAATGGGTCATCTTCAAATCAACCCATTCCAAAGTGGGCCAGGGCTTTCActaaattattgtaa